aataaataaatcagatAATGATCGCTTGCTACTTGAAATATTACTGACATGTATAATCTTATCCGTGTGGTGACTTGCAAATGGCTGggtaaagttttaaataagcTTTGAATAAACTATAGCATGTTAACAgtctattatataaaagtcatctatgtttttacataactttgatatttaaagcaaaattacAAACATCTAATATCTCCAGTATTACAAGAAATTTTGACAAAGAAATATCTATTTCACAGTGATTCGATTGCGGCGCATACAAATAGATACATCCTGCAAGGAAGAACTTCTTATcacagtaatttttttctccaaaaaagtttataaaaatacataaatcatAATATACACAGTAcgtctaaaaaataaaataattggtgCCATATCAATTTAAACACTGATCGTAtgtgtaaaaatcttttactttattcaaaatatgtgCCTTCAGCATTAAGTGTGTGTATGATTAACAAAGACGtagatatacaaataaataattttctattttttataagaactaatgtttattactaaaactgatacaatttaattttgcttagtataaaattattatgaagttgaccattaaatatttatgtttcagACGGTATATTGATTCGTCATGTTTATAGAATTACTCGAATTTCTCGTTATTGTTATAAGTGCtgtgtatatttattacaagtatgtactatttaattattggcGCAAGAAAGGCGTTTTTTATGTCGAACCTGTTGTACCAGCGGGCAATTTGACAGCTTTTGTAACTGGAAAAAAATCTCTGGGTaagtattttgcattaattaacaatccttttcatatatttacatcCCCGCGTACTCTTCCGTCACCGACTTCTTTTCTACTTATATTTCAATCTTACTATTccatttttcttcctttcgcTCTACtttctgttttctttattaatttaaatttgtaataataataaaaaaataataaaaaaaacaaatattttattttaagtaaaataataattaataaatacagaattcatacatatgtatgttccaaattatttttctatcttttatgACGTATAAAGTTGTcccattaaaatattttttgcaagagTAAGATTAAAATGATACttacattttgttatataaaagattatattgtcatataataaattgtgtgTGAGATCTATTTAAACTCTTCCAAAGTCATAAAAATCTAgcaatttattctattatattgttGTGTCTCTATTTGATGTGAAAAAATGCGAAACATGAATAGAAAATGAATTCCGTAGGTGAACTTTATCTTGATGTCTATGTAAGATACAAGGACCACCGTGCCTTCGGAATGTATTCATTCTTTAAGCCTAATTTGGTAATCGCCGATCTCGATCTTATTCGAACGGTGTTAATAAGAGAATTCGAGAGCTTCCATGATCGTGGAACGTTTTGCAACGAAAAATATGATCCGTTGTCAGGCAATTTGTTCAATCTGTCTGgaaaaaagtggaaaaacATGCGTAGCAAGCTGATACCCGCATTTACTTCCgcaaaaataaagcaaatgtTTATGATAATGGAAAAATATGGTGAACAAGTAACCCAGAGCGTGGAAAATCAAGGTCAGGCAACAGATTGCATCGAAATGAAGGAGATATTTGCAAGATgagcaaacttttttttaagaactgcacaaaaattttaattagcagcaaataatatacaaaaattgcaaatagaagactattaataaattaattttttttaaaaaacatataaaaatatttaattttttaaaactcatCCTctgttaaaatgtaaaagaagtaagaaatgtaatattttaaaaactcatATCATGCTTGAAAACAACAAGAgacttaataattttgcatttataaatacaaatacgcaatttataaaatatattttaacaaaaaagcggaaaaaaaaacttttttttatatcctaattgataatatttctttacgaAATCAGCATATCGCGTAAACAAGAATGTGTCatgttacaaattaataagatGATCAACTAGATAAAAAtcatcttatttatttataacataattctTGTTTATGCGATATGCTAACttggtaaaaaaatattgccaaTGATCGAAATGatcaattcaataatatatatcaagaATATCGAATATAGCGCAATATTGTGAAAAACACTTTTGCAAGTTatactttgcatttttacTTGTATGTACattgtatgataaaaatttattaaaacttagtgaaataaatttttttcaattaacaatAGATATTCGACGGACGTAATCATGTCAACAGCTTTTGGAATCGAAGCCAATTGTATGAAAGATCCGAATAGCGAATTTCGACGCCGGGGAAAGAAAGTCTTTGAAGAAAATTCCTTTTGGCTCgcattgtttttattcttgcctcaatttatgaattttttgtcTATTCCTACcactgataaaaaaatcacacaattctttacaaaaatatttcgagaGAATGTGAATTATAGACAAACTTCTAATGTCGTTCGGCACGATTTTATGAATCTTTTGATACAACTCATCGAAAAGGGCTATGTTGAACCCGACGATGAGAAAGATACTAGTAAAAACACCGTTAATGTATCTCGTAAGTTcgtaatgttaatatttattctccCATGTGGGAAATGACTACCGGCGAGATAATGGCCCAGTACCGATTTCTGGTACTGAGTATTGGCGCGTTACTAGATGCCAGTACTGATGTGGTGCTGGAGAAATACTGGGATGATAGAAT
Above is a genomic segment from Linepithema humile isolate Giens D197 chromosome 6, Lhum_UNIL_v1.0, whole genome shotgun sequence containing:
- the LOC136996907 gene encoding probable cytochrome P450 6a14; the protein is MFIELLEFLVIVISAVYIYYKYVLFNYWRKKGVFYVEPVVPAGNLTAFVTGKKSLGELYLDVYVRYKDHRAFGMYSFFKPNLVIADLDLIRTVLIREFESFHDRGTFCNEKYDPLSGNLFNLSGKKWKNMRSKLIPAFTSAKIKQMFMIMEKYGEQVTQSVENQGQATDCIEMKEIFARYSTDVIMSTAFGIEANCMKDPNSEFRRRGKKVFEENSFWLALFLFLPQFMNFLSIPTTDKKITQFFTKIFRENVNYRQTSNVVRHDFMNLLIQLIEKGYVEPDDEKDTSKNTVNVSPATNRITMMEATAQSYVFYLAGFETSSTTATYSLYELAQQQHIQDKVYNEIDKVLKKHGELTYDAVNEMTYLHKVVNETLRKYPTVPVLNRVCTKDINIPTTNIHVSKGTLISIPVLGVHRDPLIYPDPDKFDPERFNADEIAARHPYAYLPFGEGPRNCIGARVGYLQVKIALVSLLSKFKFKLHPRTPVPLSFDERPLAFVPKGGVYFIIEQR